The genomic interval GATATGATTTGGCACTCTATTATCACAAGTGCTAAGAGTCAATTATAAAAACATAGGGATTATTCATGAATGGAAAACGATTGATCGCCAAAGAACTTGTAAAAACATACAAAGGTCGACGTGCGGTGAAAGGGGTTTCCATTGAAGTCGCGCAGGGGGATGTTGTAGGACTTCTCGGACCTAATGGCGCAGGCAAAACCACAACTTTTTATATGATTGCCGGTGTGATTCGCCCGGACACTGGCAGTATTTTTCTGGATGATCTGGATATCACCCAATATCCCATGCATCGTCGAGCAAGATCGGGAATTGGTTATCTGTCTCAGGAACGCTCGATTTTCAGAAAATTGACTGTTGAGGAAAATCTGCTGGCGGTCATGGAAATGCTCAAAATCAACAGGGCTGAAAAAAACAGGCGTCTTGAGGAATTGTTGCGTGAACTCGGAATTTATCATGTCCGGAAAATCAAGGGATTCGCGCTTTCAGGAGGCGAAAGCCGAAGGGCTGAAATTGCCAGGGCACTGGTCCTGCAACCATCTTTTATCCTGCTGGATGAGCCGTTTGCCGGAGTAGATCCGATTGCGGTGTGGGATATTCAACAGATCATTCGCCAGTTGAGTGAAAAAAATATCGGGGTGCTGATCACCGATCATAATGTCAGGGAAACTTTCGGGATTATTGATCGGGGTTACATCATGAATGAAGGTGACTTACTGGTGCAGGGAACACCCGATCAACTGGCCGTCGATGAACAGGCGCGTCGTGTTTATTTAGGTGAAGGCTTTGAAATGTAATCTTGTGCGCATCTTGTTGACTTTTCCAACCTGATATCTTATGCCAAAACTACGTTAGGAACGACAAAAGAATAACTGCCCAAAGTTTTTTACCACACTTCCCTTGCCCAGGTCTGTAGAGACGCGCTATAGCACGTCTCTACGAATGCCCGGCGTGAAATGTTTTTTGAAAAGTTATGGACGTTATTGTGTAAGCGTTCAGCCGTTAGCTGTCAGTTTTCAAGAATTCTCAAGGCCTGGAAGCCAAACAATATTATCTGCTATTGAGTCATAATGCTTCTGAAGCGCATAAACACCGATAGCTGAATACTGATAGCTGAGCGCTTACGTTATGTTGAGTATTCCTTAAGGATAAATTAAACAGAACACAAAATCATGGATGAACAGGAATCCCTATGGCAATGCAAATGAAGTTGCAGATGCGGCTAAGCCAGCAACTGATCATGACCCCACAACTGCAACAGGCCATCAAGTTGCTTCAACTCTCCAGAACAGAACTGGAAGATCTTGTCAATCAGGCTCTTATAGAAAATCCTGTTCTGGAAGAATCCATGGATATTGATACGTTTCCTGCGGAAGAAGGGCAGGATATTGATTCGACTGAGAATTTTGATGTGGTTACGGAAGAACCTCAAGTGTTTGAATCAGTACGAGAGGTTGAAAAGGATTCTTCGTCAACACCAGAAGAAATCGACTGGCAGCAATATCTGGAGTTTGATGGAAACTATAACGACCGCAAACATAATGTGTCAGATGATGAACTTCCTTCCTTTGAAGCCACGTTAACCCGGACAGAATCACTGGTGGATCATTTGGCATGGCAACTGGGAATGGGGGACTTTGATCCGCTGGAAATGGAAGTGGGAGGATATCTGGTCGGGAATATCAATGATGATGGCTATCTGGCTATCAGTATTCGGGAATTACTGGAATCCAATAACGAACTTCAAGAGGCGATTCTTGAAAAAGTATTCGAAACGCCGATATCTCAATGGGCGGAATTTCCTGTGGAATTGTTTGATCTGAAATATAAAGTCGAACGTGCCTCACACGATTCAGGCAAACGCAAAAAGAAAATGGATGACGAGATGGTGGATGAGTGGGATGAGGATTTCGACCTCGAAGAATTGGATGAGGACCTGGATTCACCGGAACCGGAAATAGAAGCTATTGTGCCAATGTCGATGGATGCCGCTATTTATGTGGAAAGGATCCTGCGGCAGATCCAGCAGTTTGAACCCAGTGGGGTCGGTGCAAGGAGTTTGCAGGAATGTCTGCTGATTCAACTGCGAAATGCCGGCCTGCAAAATGATTTGAGTTATCAGATTGTAGAACGTGACATAGAACTGCTGGAATCCAAAGATCTGAAAAAAATCGCCCGACGTCACAAGCAGGATCTGGATCATGTCATTGAAGCATATCGCGGAATAATGACGCTGGAACCCAAACCCGGTCGTCTGTTCAGTTCAACACCCGCACATCATTACATTGTCCCGGATGTCTATATTTACAAATCCAATCAGGAATATAAAGTCGCACTCAATGGACAGGGAATTCCAAGGTTAAGAATCAGCCATTATTATAAATCGCTGGCAGATCAGATGGCTGAAGACGGCAATCTGACCAAAGAGTATATTCAGGAAAAAATCAAATCAGGCCAATGGTTGATGAAAAGTATTGAACAGCGTCAGAAAACCATTTACCGTGTGACACAAAGTATTTTGAAATTTCAGCGCGAATTTTTTGACAAGGGAATCAATTATCTCAAGCCTCTGGTTCTCAAGGATGTCGCTGAAGACATCAGCGTGCATGAATCCACGGTAAGTCGGATCACCACCAATAAATATGTGCATACCCCTCAAGGCATTTTTGAGCTGAAATATTTTTTTACAAGCGGTATTGACCAGGGCGAAGGTGGCGAGGCTATTTCATCCAAAAGAATCAAGGATATGATCACACAACTGGTGCAGTCAGAGGATCTGAAATCACCTTACAC from SAR324 cluster bacterium carries:
- the lptB gene encoding LPS export ABC transporter ATP-binding protein — protein: MNGKRLIAKELVKTYKGRRAVKGVSIEVAQGDVVGLLGPNGAGKTTTFYMIAGVIRPDTGSIFLDDLDITQYPMHRRARSGIGYLSQERSIFRKLTVEENLLAVMEMLKINRAEKNRRLEELLRELGIYHVRKIKGFALSGGESRRAEIARALVLQPSFILLDEPFAGVDPIAVWDIQQIIRQLSEKNIGVLITDHNVRETFGIIDRGYIMNEGDLLVQGTPDQLAVDEQARRVYLGEGFEM
- the rpoN gene encoding RNA polymerase factor sigma-54, translated to MAMQMKLQMRLSQQLIMTPQLQQAIKLLQLSRTELEDLVNQALIENPVLEESMDIDTFPAEEGQDIDSTENFDVVTEEPQVFESVREVEKDSSSTPEEIDWQQYLEFDGNYNDRKHNVSDDELPSFEATLTRTESLVDHLAWQLGMGDFDPLEMEVGGYLVGNINDDGYLAISIRELLESNNELQEAILEKVFETPISQWAEFPVELFDLKYKVERASHDSGKRKKKMDDEMVDEWDEDFDLEELDEDLDSPEPEIEAIVPMSMDAAIYVERILRQIQQFEPSGVGARSLQECLLIQLRNAGLQNDLSYQIVERDIELLESKDLKKIARRHKQDLDHVIEAYRGIMTLEPKPGRLFSSTPAHHYIVPDVYIYKSNQEYKVALNGQGIPRLRISHYYKSLADQMAEDGNLTKEYIQEKIKSGQWLMKSIEQRQKTIYRVTQSILKFQREFFDKGINYLKPLVLKDVAEDISVHESTVSRITTNKYVHTPQGIFELKYFFTSGIDQGEGGEAISSKRIKDMITQLVQSEDLKSPYTDLQIADILYQKSNIKVARRTVAKYREALNILPSNKRKQLF